From the Hevea brasiliensis isolate MT/VB/25A 57/8 chromosome 15, ASM3005281v1, whole genome shotgun sequence genome, one window contains:
- the LOC110671652 gene encoding WEB family protein At5g55860, which translates to MGAKEGQSATDSSKVVGEIDTSAPFQSVKDAVTLFGEGSFSGEKPAIKKAKPHAERVLAKETQLHVAQKELNKLKDQLKNAETTKAQALVELEKAKRTVDDLTQKLRNIIESKDSAIKATETAKNQAKEIEGAKNGDASGSDGARKQDLESAREQYMAVFIELDAAKQELRKIRQGCDASLEAKLAALNQAGEAEHAVKSNVEKVSELSREISALQESIGQVKLASLQAQQEQAKIFAEKDVLRQSYKATLEALASKLLALKNDFDPELAWNLEKQLAETMNEIDALQKQMENAKASDLDLVKNVTSELDGAKESLQKVAEEESSLQSLVESLKLELENVKKQHSELKEKEAETESIAGNLHVKLRKSKAELEAALAEESKARGTSEEMFSTLHQLSSEAENARQEAEEMKHKAEELKKEAEATRIELEEAEKKLRVALEEAEEAKTAETRAIDQIKVLSEKANAARASTSESGAKITISREEYESLSRKVEESDTLAEMKVAAALAQVEAVKASENEALKRLEVMQKEIGDMKVATQEALKRAEMAEAAKRAVEGELRRWREREQKKAAETASRILAETQMSLESSPRHYRIQKQNPAPQKVIEFRKMEKDNRTSVSKKVLLPNLSGIFQRKKNQIEGGSPSYLPGEKPV; encoded by the exons ATGGGTGCAAAAGAAGGTCAAAGTGCTACTGATTCTTCTAAAGTAGTGGGAGAGATTGATACTAGCGCACCATTTCAATCTGTTAAGGATGCTGTCACGCTCTTTGGTGAAGGCTCTTTCTCAGGAGAAAAACCAGCCATCAAGAAGGCAAAACCTCATGCAGAG AGAGTTTTGGCCAAGGAGACACAGCTTCACGTGGCCCAGAAGGAGCTGAACAAGTTAAAGGATCAACTGAAGAATGCTGAGACAACTAAGGCCCAAGCACTAGTTGAACTTGAAAAGGCTAAAAGAACAGTCGACGATCTGACCCAAAAACTCAGAAACATCATTGAATCTAAAGATTCAGCGATTAAGGCAACAGAAACTGCTAAAAATCAGGCAAAGGAAATTGAAGGAGCAAAGAATGGTGATGCTTCTGGATCTGATGGTGCTAGGAAGCAGGACTTGGAGTCTGCCAGGGAACAGTATATGGCTGTATTTATTGAACTTGATGCTGCAAAGCAAGAACTCCGGAAGATTCGACAGGGATGTGATGCATCCTTGGAAGCAAAGCTTGCTGCCTTAAATCAAGCTGGAGAAGCAGAACATGCAGTCAAATCAAATGTGGAAAAAGTTAGTGAGCTTTCTAGGGAAATCTCAGCTCTACAGGAATCAATTGGGCAAGTGAAGCTAGCATCTCTGCAAGCCCAGCAAGAGCAAGCAAAAATATTTGCAGAAAAAGATGTTCTGAGGCAGTCCTATAAAGCTACGTTGGAAGCATTAGCAAGTAAACTTCTTGCATTGAAAAATGACTTTGATCCTGAACTTGCCTGGAATCTTGAAAAGCAACTGGCTGAAACAATGAATGAGATCGATGCTCTGCAAAAGCAGATGGAAAATGCCAAGGCTTCAGATCTGGATTTAGTGAAAAATGTTACTTCAGAGCTAGATGGTGCTAAGGAGTCATTGCAGAAGGTGGCAGAAGAGGAGAGCTCCTTGCAAAGTTTGGTGGAATCTCTTAAGTTGGAACTTGAGAATGTGAAGAAGCAGCATTCTGAGTTGAAGGAGAAAGAGGCTGAAACAGAGTCCATTGCTGGGAACCTGCATGTCAAGCTCCGCAAAAGCAAGGCTGAGCTTGAAGCAGCCCTTGCTGAGGAATCTAAAGCAAGAGGTACTTCTGAAGAAATGTTCTCAACTCTCCACCAGCTATCATCAGAAGCAGAGAATGCACGACAAGAAGCTGAAGAAATGAAGCACAAGGCGGAGGAGTTGAAGAAGGAAGCTGAAGCAACCAGGATTGAACTTGAAGAAGCAGAGAAGAAGTTGAGGGTTGCTCTGGAAGAAGCTGAGGAAGCAAAAACAGCAGAGACAAGGGCGATCGATCAGATCAAGGTGTTGTCTGAGAAAGCTAATGCTGCACGTGCTTCAACTTCGGAGTCTGGTGCCAAGATCACAATCTCGAGAGAAGAGTACGAGTCTTTGAGCCGGAAAGTTGAGGAGTCTGACACATTGGCAGAAATGAAAGTGGCAGCTGCCTTGGCTCAGGTAGAAGCTGTAAAGGCTAGTGAAAATGAGGCTCTCAAGAGGCTTGAGGTGATGCAGAAGGAGATTGGGGATATGAAGGTTGCAACTCAGGAGGCTTTGAAGAGGGCGGAGATGGCTGAAGCAGCCAAGAGGGCAGTTGAGGGAGAACTTCGAAGGTGGCGTGAACGAGAGCAAAAGAAGGCAGCTGAAACTGCATCAAGGATTCTAGCAGAGACACAGATGTCATTAGAGTCATCTCCTCGCCATTATAGGATTCAAAAGCAAAACCCAGCACCCCAGAAAGTTATTGAGTTTCGGAAGATGGAGAAAGATAATAGGACTTCTGTTTCCAAGAAAGTACTTTTGCCCAATCTCAGTGGCATCTTCCAGCGAAAGAAGAACCAAATTGAAGGTGGATCTCCTTCTTACCTGCCTGGTGAGAAGCCTGTCTAA
- the LOC110671640 gene encoding uncharacterized protein LOC110671640 — protein sequence MASNREGPLSYANTPSSSSSPIAVSDHLDATFLTVDPSGSHLGSASNSFQNDAGFLNESASSSDAEFGFSTPELRQSPLAGTVQFYERHVFLCYKNPSVWPPRIEAAEFDRLPRLLSAAVMARKGDLKKEAYFPLCSSCGRFLASVLIRVTVVLVHRSGFLLMACGLVQCDLKACDL from the coding sequence ATGGCAAGCAATAGAGAAGGTCCACTTTCATACGCCAATACTCCATCATCCTCTTCCTCTCCGATCGCAGTTTCTGACCATCTGGATGCTACCTTCCTCACAGTAGACCCATCTGGTTCCCACCTCGGCAGCGCCTCCAATAGCTTCCAAAACGACGCTGGTTTTCTCAACGAAAGTGCCAGTAGTAGTGATGCCGAGTTCGGTTTCTCTACGCCCGAGTTAAGGCAGAGCCCACTTGCTGGAACTGTGCAGTTCTATGAACGCCACGTCTTCTTATGTTACAAGAACCCGTCTGTCTGGCCGCCGAGGATCGAGGCTGCGGAGTTTGATCGATTGCCTAGGTTGCTCTCTGCTGCTGTCATGGCTAGGAAGGGTGATTTGAAGAAAGAGGCTTATTTTCCCCTTTGCTCTTCGTGTGGCCGATTTTTGGCTTCAGTTTTGATCAGGGTTACTGTAGTTTTAGTGCATAGAAGTGGGTTTCTTTTGATGGCTTGTGGATTGGTTCAATGTGATTTGAAGGCGTGTGACCTATAG
- the LOC110671663 gene encoding uncharacterized protein LOC110671663: protein MVSVGFGTVALSLCFWIEVRLEMHLGLINRDLGFLTRKVYQDLDDAIEFVMAILLVDNEKLVSNIVNINQFKMCTVNVICAIVCFCTCACGYAYLDTRLTICEGHDGTETSNGDVLIFPDMIRYRRLTHFDVDTFVEEVLVKDGEWLPGTPETLKGFYVFVCSHGSRDRRSGVCGPALLSKFKEEIELRGLRGKVSVSPCSHIGGHKYAGNVIIFGSSINGVINGHWYGYVTPDDVSILLEQHIGKGEIVDWLWRGQMGLSEEEQIKSQELRLQLNGETDVGKGTNKLTQLQIDEACTAATNSKVEVVKCYQQNGKSSCCQNPVLPHEETLDANEKGVKVSPEKKRSSKRILSQINSGKGLSTCKVCTMPTRLESWEHEDTYAALAVAFAVVSVGVAYSCYKQSRGVSFSPSNALLARLL, encoded by the exons ATGGTCTCTGTTGGTTTTGGCACTGTTGCTCTTAGTTTAT GCTTCTGGATTGAGGTTAGACTTGAGATGCATTTGGGATTGATCAACAGGGATTTGGGGTTTTTGACAAGAAAGGTGTATCAGGATTTGGATGATGC CATCGAATTTGTTATGGCTATTCTTTTGGTGGATAATGAGAAGTTGGTTTCTAACATAGTTAACATAAATCAGTTTAAGATGTGTACTG TTAATGTGATATGTGCAATTGTGTGTTTCTGCACATGTGCATGTGGATATGCATATTTAGAT ACACGCTTAACAATATGTGAGGGGCATGATGGAACTGAGACATCAAATGGAGATGTGTTAATCTTCCCAGACATGATCAGATACAG GAGATTGACACATTTTGATGTTGACACATTTGTTGAGGAAGTGCTTGTGAAGGATGGTGAATGGCTTCCTGGAACTCCAGAAACACTGAAGGGTTTTTATGTTTTTGTATGTTCTCATGGGTCCCGAGATCGTCGGTCTGGTGTTTGTGGGCCTGCCTTGCTTAGTAAATTCAAAGAGGAGATAGAATTGCGTGGACTTCGAGGCAAAGTATCTGTTAGCCCATGCTCTCACATTGGGGGACATAAGTATGCAGGAAATGTCATTATATTTGGATCAAGTATTAATGGAGTTATAAATGGACATTG GTATGGATATGTTACCCCAGATGACGTATCCATATTACTAGAGCAGCATATTGGAAAAGGAGAGATTGTAGACTGGCTATGGAG GGGCCAGATGGGTTTATCTGAAGAAGAGCAGATCAAATCCCAAGAGCTAAGGCTCCAACTAAATGGCGAGACAGATGTGGGAAAAGGCACTAATAAGTTGACACAATTACAGATAGACGAAGCATGCACTGCAGCAACAAATTCTAAAGTAGAAGTTGTGAAATGTTACCAGCAAAATGGAAAATCTTCTTGCTGCCAAAATCCTGTCTTACCTCATGAGGAGACTCTAGATGCCAATGAGAAGGGTGTAAAGGTGTCACCTGAGAAGAAGAGGAGCAGCAAGAGAATACTATCCCAGATTAACAGTGGAAAAGGGTTGTCTACATGCAAGGTTTGCACTATGCCAACACGGTTGGAGAGCTGGGAGCATGAAGATACTTACGCAGCTCTTGCTGTTGCCTTTGCTGTAGTATCGGTTGGTGTTGCCTATAGCTGCTACAAACAGTCGAGAGGTGTGTCTTTTTCTCCTTCAAATGCACTGCTTGCAAGATTGTTGTAG